A part of Cystobacter ferrugineus genomic DNA contains:
- a CDS encoding MBL fold metallo-hydrolase — MEVRFYGVRGSIAVSGAHAAGIGGNTSCLEVTSQGHRLILDAGTGLRALGEVMMREGAPRKATLFFSHLHWDHVQGFPFFSPGYLPTTELELYGPGPDGDSALASVLAKQMEPPNFPVPLSTMRARMAFRSALHGHTVEVGPFRVTPFDSPHPQGCLAYRVEADGHSFVYATDMEMSLAALDARHARWMEGVDALCMDAQYTPDEYNGSRGAPRKGWGHSTMVDAAQVAHAVHARRLFLFHHDPAHNDEQVEAMAEEARQYFAASEPAREGKRVVLGAGAHA; from the coding sequence ATGGAAGTGCGTTTCTACGGAGTCCGGGGAAGCATCGCGGTGTCGGGGGCGCACGCGGCGGGCATCGGCGGCAACACGTCCTGCCTGGAGGTGACGAGCCAGGGGCACCGGCTCATCCTCGACGCCGGCACGGGCCTGCGCGCCCTGGGCGAGGTGATGATGCGCGAGGGCGCGCCGCGCAAGGCCACGCTCTTCTTCTCGCACCTGCACTGGGACCACGTGCAGGGCTTCCCCTTCTTCTCCCCGGGCTACCTGCCCACGACGGAGCTGGAGCTGTATGGCCCGGGCCCGGATGGGGACTCGGCTCTGGCCTCGGTGCTGGCGAAGCAGATGGAGCCGCCCAACTTCCCGGTGCCCCTGTCCACCATGCGCGCTCGCATGGCGTTCCGCTCGGCGCTGCATGGCCACACGGTGGAGGTGGGCCCCTTCCGCGTGACGCCCTTCGACTCCCCCCACCCCCAGGGGTGCCTGGCCTACCGCGTCGAGGCGGATGGCCACTCCTTCGTCTACGCCACGGACATGGAGATGTCGCTCGCCGCGCTGGACGCTCGCCACGCGCGCTGGATGGAGGGCGTGGACGCGCTGTGCATGGACGCGCAGTACACCCCGGACGAGTACAACGGCTCGCGTGGGGCGCCTCGCAAGGGCTGGGGCCACTCCACCATGGTGGACGCGGCCCAGGTGGCCCACGCCGTCCACGCCCGCCGGCTGTTCCTCTTCCACCATGACCCCGCCCACAACGACGAGCAGGTGGAGGCCATGGCCGAGGAGGCCCGCCAGTACTTCGCCGCCAGCGAGCCGGCCCGCGAGGGCAAGCGCGTCGTGCTCGGGGCTGGGGCGCACGCATGA
- a CDS encoding DUF2169 family type VI secretion system accessory protein: MWTLKNHTAYAAERNWTRDKDGLHWWLVAVRATFDIVPGGRLVLADEQPAPVLMPEYFGEPGQSSLRYDSDLLAMKPGTDVLIHAHAHAPKGRPAETVPVSLRLGQIHKVLVVHGERTYVRGMLGVVPSQPQTFKTRPIRYEFAFGGRDVSDSDPSKHRLDERNPIGRGFGTRNAHVVGKPACTLEYPEGDPAKMGPAGFGPVDSSWLPRRKLAGTYDARWEQTKKPLLPDDFDPAFALSAPTDQRTEKSLVGGERVELLNMTPDGVLRFELPRISLRFTTRIGTRREQHGARLVTVFVEPEEKRLSLVWQSVLRVRAPEADYLDETEIVERGGTT; the protein is encoded by the coding sequence ATGTGGACGCTGAAGAACCACACGGCGTACGCCGCTGAACGCAACTGGACGCGCGACAAGGATGGGTTGCACTGGTGGCTCGTCGCGGTCAGGGCGACGTTCGACATCGTGCCCGGGGGGCGGCTCGTCCTGGCAGACGAGCAGCCAGCACCCGTGCTGATGCCGGAGTACTTCGGCGAGCCCGGCCAATCGAGCCTGCGCTATGACTCGGACCTCCTGGCCATGAAGCCAGGTACGGACGTGCTGATCCATGCGCACGCGCATGCTCCGAAAGGCAGGCCCGCCGAGACGGTGCCGGTCTCGTTGCGTCTCGGGCAGATCCACAAGGTGCTGGTCGTGCATGGGGAGCGCACCTACGTCAGGGGAATGCTCGGAGTGGTGCCGAGCCAACCGCAGACGTTCAAGACGCGCCCGATTCGATATGAGTTCGCGTTCGGCGGCCGCGATGTGTCCGATTCCGACCCCAGCAAGCATCGCCTCGACGAGCGAAACCCCATCGGCCGCGGGTTCGGGACGCGAAATGCCCATGTCGTCGGGAAGCCGGCCTGCACCCTTGAGTATCCAGAAGGTGACCCTGCCAAGATGGGCCCGGCGGGTTTCGGGCCTGTCGACTCCTCCTGGCTGCCGCGGCGCAAGCTGGCGGGGACGTATGATGCGCGGTGGGAGCAGACGAAGAAACCGCTGCTCCCAGATGACTTCGATCCCGCCTTCGCGCTGAGTGCCCCCACGGACCAGCGGACAGAGAAGTCCCTCGTCGGCGGAGAGCGTGTCGAGTTGCTGAACATGACGCCCGACGGCGTCCTGCGCTTCGAACTCCCGCGCATCTCGCTCAGATTCACCACGCGTATCGGCACTCGGCGGGAGCAGCACGGCGCGCGCTTGGTGACAGTGTTCGTGGAGCCTGAAGAAAAGCGCCTATCGCTGGTATGGCAGAGCGTGCTGCGCGTTCGAGCCCCCGAGGCGGACTATCTCGACGAGACGGAAATCGTCGAACGAGGGGGTACGACGTGA
- a CDS encoding SMI1/KNR4 family protein, whose translation MPAQEQEVEAAMEAFLLRVVPNLRQQWKGATPDAIARIEQIAGRPLPPFYRWFLSRMGQSMGPLAYPTLDFSAQRVLDCYAKGWVAPHPRLLLIAHDSNSMMPMPLFYDLDAPARGDALVASKEEGADEDDLYEKFETLREMLAWGALSLFRLEKMPQICRGTFHGDHPNLLALIEPVMSSLGFKQPISTGPYCGLYERDDAALICIGTPRQGLDKVRSFKFSGNTAGVLRKILGEIAAASSLEVQVDEWVPALQ comes from the coding sequence ATGCCAGCACAAGAACAAGAGGTAGAGGCCGCGATGGAGGCGTTTCTCCTGAGAGTCGTGCCCAACCTCAGGCAGCAATGGAAGGGCGCCACGCCGGACGCAATTGCTCGAATCGAGCAGATTGCAGGCCGCCCCTTGCCGCCATTCTATCGCTGGTTCCTCAGCCGAATGGGGCAAAGCATGGGCCCTCTGGCCTATCCTACTCTCGACTTTTCGGCACAACGCGTGCTCGACTGCTATGCCAAGGGCTGGGTTGCGCCTCATCCCCGACTCTTGCTGATTGCGCATGACTCCAATAGCATGATGCCCATGCCTCTCTTCTATGACCTCGATGCGCCGGCACGCGGCGATGCGCTGGTGGCGTCAAAAGAAGAAGGCGCCGATGAGGATGACCTGTACGAGAAGTTCGAGACTTTGCGCGAGATGCTGGCATGGGGTGCGCTTTCACTGTTCCGATTGGAAAAGATGCCACAGATATGCAGGGGCACTTTCCATGGCGACCATCCCAACCTCCTCGCCCTCATCGAGCCAGTGATGAGTAGCCTGGGTTTCAAGCAACCGATCTCCACCGGCCCCTACTGCGGACTGTATGAACGCGACGATGCGGCCCTGATCTGCATAGGGACGCCGAGGCAAGGACTCGACAAGGTGCGGTCCTTCAAGTTCAGCGGCAACACCGCTGGAGTCCTCCGGAAAATCCTGGGTGAAATCGCAGCGGCGTCTTCTCTGGAGGTCCAAGTCGATGAATGGGTTCCGGCGCTCCAGTGA
- a CDS encoding sigma-54-dependent Fis family transcriptional regulator, protein MDSPCASLLSLFELPPLPFMATSPDVSQVLLPLGGLVGREVDLDAFLQTLVDRIAVTMQADRGTLWLLDPARDELFSRAAHLPEVSQIRVKRGQGVAGSVAQHGEPVNMPTPGGESRFFADIDRLTGYRTTTNLAVPLRDAGGTLYGVLQVLNRRGGERFTEDDVQRLQAIATQVSQALQRTSLYQELQRAKEQPQAPVGYFFNRIIGESESLKVIYRLIQKAAPTDATVLLRGESGCGKELFARAVHVNGPRRDKPFVKVDCAALPATLIENELFGHEKGAFTGADHRVPGKFEAAEGGTVFIDEIGELPLPVQGKLLRVLQDREFERVGGTQTLKMDVRIVAATNRDLARMVAEGKFREDLYYRIKVVELVLPPLRERGGEDIERLTRHFIASAARRHRLPQPRLSATALERLKRYRWPGNVRELENCIESAVVLSEGEILEEHLPLPKVVDATSAPPATEPRAAEGGLEDVLPLAEVEKRHILRVLELVKGNRTAAAKALRIGRNTLGRKLKEYGLSDEG, encoded by the coding sequence ATGGATTCGCCCTGCGCTAGTCTGCTGTCCCTCTTCGAGCTGCCTCCCCTGCCCTTCATGGCCACTTCCCCGGACGTCAGTCAGGTGCTGCTCCCTCTCGGCGGGCTCGTCGGCCGCGAGGTGGATCTCGATGCCTTCCTCCAGACGCTGGTGGATCGCATCGCGGTGACGATGCAGGCGGACCGGGGCACGCTGTGGCTGTTGGATCCGGCGCGCGACGAGCTGTTCTCGCGCGCGGCGCACCTGCCCGAGGTGTCCCAGATCCGGGTGAAGCGTGGCCAGGGCGTGGCGGGCTCGGTGGCCCAGCACGGCGAGCCCGTCAACATGCCCACCCCCGGTGGGGAGAGCCGCTTCTTCGCGGACATCGATCGGCTGACGGGCTACCGCACCACGACGAACCTCGCGGTGCCGCTGCGCGACGCGGGCGGCACGCTCTACGGCGTGTTGCAGGTGCTCAACCGCCGCGGCGGCGAGCGCTTCACCGAGGACGACGTGCAGCGGCTCCAGGCCATCGCCACCCAGGTGAGCCAGGCGCTGCAGCGCACCAGCCTGTACCAGGAGCTGCAACGAGCCAAGGAGCAGCCCCAGGCTCCGGTGGGCTACTTCTTCAACCGCATCATCGGCGAGTCCGAGTCGCTCAAGGTCATCTACCGGCTCATCCAGAAGGCGGCGCCCACGGACGCCACGGTGCTGCTGCGGGGCGAGAGCGGGTGTGGCAAGGAACTGTTCGCCCGGGCGGTGCACGTGAACGGGCCGAGGCGGGACAAGCCCTTCGTGAAGGTGGACTGCGCGGCGCTGCCCGCCACGCTCATAGAGAACGAGCTGTTCGGCCACGAGAAGGGCGCCTTCACGGGGGCGGACCACCGGGTGCCGGGCAAGTTCGAGGCGGCCGAGGGTGGCACGGTGTTCATCGACGAGATCGGTGAGCTGCCCCTGCCGGTGCAGGGCAAGCTGTTGCGCGTGTTGCAGGATCGCGAGTTCGAGCGCGTGGGCGGCACCCAGACGTTGAAGATGGACGTGCGGATCGTCGCGGCGACCAACCGCGACCTGGCGCGCATGGTGGCCGAGGGGAAGTTCCGCGAGGACTTGTACTACCGCATCAAGGTGGTGGAGCTGGTGTTGCCGCCGCTGCGCGAGCGAGGCGGAGAGGACATCGAGCGGCTGACGCGGCACTTCATCGCGTCGGCGGCGCGGCGCCACCGCCTGCCCCAGCCAAGGCTGAGTGCCACGGCGCTCGAGCGGCTCAAGCGCTACCGCTGGCCGGGCAACGTGCGCGAGCTGGAGAACTGCATCGAGAGCGCGGTGGTGCTCAGCGAGGGGGAGATCCTCGAGGAGCACCTGCCCTTGCCCAAGGTGGTGGACGCCACGTCCGCCCCACCGGCCACCGAGCCGCGAGCGGCGGAGGGAGGGCTCGAGGACGTGTTGCCCCTGGCCGAGGTGGAGAAGCGGCACATCCTGCGCGTGCTGGAGTTGGTGAAGGGCAACCGGACGGCCGCCGCCAAGGCGCTGCGAATTGGCCGCAACACGCTGGGCCGCAAGCTCAAGGAGTATGGGCTGTCCGACGAGGGCTAA